The Salvelinus namaycush isolate Seneca chromosome 1, SaNama_1.0, whole genome shotgun sequence genome has a window encoding:
- the LOC120054925 gene encoding claudin-4-like — MVSAGLEILGLGLCVIGSLLVMVVCGLPMWKVTAFIEANIVVAQTIWDGLWMSCVVQSTGQMQCKVHDSVLALGHDLQAARALTVISCVFGVLGLMVVIAGAQCTNCINDENVKARVVNAGGVIYIISGLFVLVPLCWMANNIISDFYNPQVPPSKKREIGAALYIGWAATALLLIGGALLCCSCPSNGNSGYSAKYAPTKRATPNGTVDYDKRNYV, encoded by the coding sequence ATGGTGTCCGCTGGACTGGAGATCCTTGGACTGGGACTGTGCGTCATTGGTTCGCTCCTGGTGATGGTCGTTTGCGGGCTGCCCATGTGGAAGGTGACGGCGTTCATCGAGGCCAACATTGTGGTGGCTCAGACCATCTGGGATGGGCTCTGGATGTCCTGTGTGGTGCAGAGCACGGGCCAGATGCAGTGCAAGGTGCACGACTCGGTCCTTGCGCTCGGCCACGACCTGCAGGCGGCGCGAGCCCTGACCGTCATCTCATGTGTGTTTGGCGTGCTGGGGCTAATGGTGGTGATCGCCGGGGCGCAGTGTACCAACTGCATCAATGACGAGAACGTCAAAGCCCGGGTGGTGAACGCCGGAGGGGTTATCTACATAATCAGTGGCTTGTTTGTTTTAGTCCCTCTCTGCTGGATGGCCAACAACATAATCTCGGATTTCTACAACCCACAGGTGCCCCCGTCCAAGAAGAGGGAGATTGGGGCTGCGCTCTACATCGGTTGGGCGGCCACTGCGCTCCTGCTGATCGGGGGCGCGCTACTCTGCTGCTCCTGTCCTTCTAACGGGAATTCGGGCTATTCGGCCAAATATGCCCCGACCAAACGGGCTACACCGAACGGGACCGTGGACTATGACAAAAGGAATTACGTGTAG